Genomic segment of Acinetobacter larvae:
GAAAAAGACATACCAACCACTTATGAATTGCGCTACACCGATCCATACTGCAATTTCAGCAATAATAGCTATCAAAATAATCGGGAATAATTTTGACAAAAACGAAACTCCTCAAACCATATAATGAGCAAATTGATGTAGCTCTAAATACTTCTGTCAACAATCCAGCACATCCTGCGCGCTTTGATCTAATGTTACAGAAATCTGCTTGGTGTTTTATATGGAGATATTATCAAAATATTCAATAGCCGTACCCAGTACTTTATGGCATTTTATTGATTTGCGTCAGTTACTGGATAATATTTTCCATCTGCGCTTAACAGCAGATCAGTTTCCTTAAATCCAACCTGCGTGTTCCCTTGCGCATCTTGATATTGATAACGTACTTGATAACTCAGCTTTAAACCCTGTTGCAGCACCATCACATCACTGGGTTGATAGCTGTGATAGTATTGCTGCAAATCTAAATAAATCAAAGCTGTGACAAATTTAACATCATTGATCAACTCGTGTTTAGACAGTGCAATATCGACAATAGGGTCTAACAATACCGTGTACTTGAGCGTATAAGTTTGCTTTTGCACATCATCTAGAACTACCGCAAAATGACCGCTTTGATGAATAAGATCATTGGGTTGGCGTGATTGAATACTTGCTCGTGCCGCCTTGATTAAAGCTTGATCCTCGGTACTAAAATCTGAAAACCTCACCACTGGCTGGTCTACAGGAGGATTTTTCGCCCATAATCCTGTCGATACACCTAGGCTCATCAGCGCAGATAAGGCAAGTTTCTGTAATGTCTTTGGCGATGTATTTTGCAATGCCTTTCCTAACACTGTCATCTTCAATTCAATATCATCCATACTGTAAATTTTATTTATGGTATATCAACTTATTTATTTTTTCATGCAATGATCTGTCTAAAAATACACAAACGATGATATCTTCATCGTTGTTTGACATCTTAGAGCAAAGAATTAAAATAGCCGCTTTGCCACTGTTGTTAAAATAAGTTTATGTCGATTGATCATCCTGAAGCGCAGCCTATCGAATTAGAGCACCTCGCAGAACAACGCGAAATCGTGACTTTTATGCGTCGTTCTTCGCCACTCAATACCTCCCAACGGACTGCACTAGAACAATATTCGCATTTAATCTTAGAATATCCAGTCGGTGATTTACGTCAACATTTCCCCCATCCAGAGCGTCCATTAACAGTGGAAATCGGTTTTGGTATGGGTCGCTCGTTGGTCCTCATGGCCAAAGCCAATCCAGAACGTAATTTTGTCGGTATCGAAGTACATGTTCCGGGTATTGCACAATGTGTTTATGAGGCAGGTATGGCGGGTTTAGACAATCTACGCGTGTTAGATGCAGATGCCATTCAAGTGCTCAAAGAAATGCCCGATCAAAGCATAGACTGTATACAACTTTATTTCCCAGATCCTTGGCAAAAGAAACGCCACTTCAAACGACGTTTTGTTATACATGAACGCATGCAACTGGTTGAACAAAAGCTGGTCTGTGGTGGAACTTTCCATGCTGCAACAGACTGGGAGCCCTATGCGCAATGGATGCTGGATGTACTGGATAACCGCCCACAATTGGAAAACCTTGCGGGTAAAGGTCAACGTTATCCGCGCCCAGACTGGCGACCACAAACTAAATTTGAACGCCGTGGTCTAGAAGAAGGGCATCAAATCAGCGACTTTATCTTTAAAAAGATTGGCTAAGCTGTTATTTATTGGACAAATATATCGTTGCAAAAAGAAGGCATGGTCATTGCAAGACCATGCCTTCTTTTATTTGATTTTTATTTGACTTTTATTGGGCTTTTATTGGACTTTTATTTGAGTTTCCAAGCGAGTGATCTTAAGCCGGTTTTGGGCTTGGATTTTTATTGTTGCTCATCTCGTTTAAATACCCATTCATGCGCATTCGAGCTGTCTGCATCATAATAATAGCCTTCAAGATTAAAATCTTTCAGCACATTAACATCGTCAGCTTGTTGTTCAATCATAAAACGCGCCATTAAGCCACGGGCTTTTTTGGCATAAAAGCTAATCACTTTATATTGCCCATTTTTCTGATCTAAAAATACTGGCTTAATAATATCTGCATCAATCTTTTGAGCTTGTACCACTTTATAATATTCATCGGATGCCAAGTTAATTAGGCTTGTACTACAGCTATCGACCAAGTCCTGATTGATCAATTGGGTAATACGATCACCCCAGAATTCATATAAATTATGACCACGTGGATTTTCCAGCTTGGTCCCCATTTCCAAACGATAAGGCAACATTAAATCGAAAGGTCTTAATAGACCATATAAACCAGATAACATCCGTAAATGCGTTTGCGCATAGTCCAACTGCTGAGCATCGAGCGCATAAGCATTTAAACCCGTATAGACATCCCCTTTAAAGGCAAA
This window contains:
- the yaaA gene encoding peroxide stress protein YaaA; translated protein: MLALISPAKTLDYESALPTDAYSKPRLLEHSAQLIAEAKQLSASQIAQLMKVSEKIAQLNVERFRDWQSDYDFSHAARQAIFAFKGDVYTGLNAYALDAQQLDYAQTHLRMLSGLYGLLRPFDLMLPYRLEMGTKLENPRGHNLYEFWGDRITQLINQDLVDSCSTSLINLASDEYYKVVQAQKIDADIIKPVFLDQKNGQYKVISFYAKKARGLMARFMIEQQADDVNVLKDFNLEGYYYDADSSNAHEWVFKRDEQQ
- the trmB gene encoding tRNA (guanosine(46)-N7)-methyltransferase TrmB; translation: MSIDHPEAQPIELEHLAEQREIVTFMRRSSPLNTSQRTALEQYSHLILEYPVGDLRQHFPHPERPLTVEIGFGMGRSLVLMAKANPERNFVGIEVHVPGIAQCVYEAGMAGLDNLRVLDADAIQVLKEMPDQSIDCIQLYFPDPWQKKRHFKRRFVIHERMQLVEQKLVCGGTFHAATDWEPYAQWMLDVLDNRPQLENLAGKGQRYPRPDWRPQTKFERRGLEEGHQISDFIFKKIG